Proteins from one Mesotoga infera genomic window:
- a CDS encoding DUF4011 domain-containing protein codes for MQSNDAVSVKIEKWKKALLDLSMRNMLINFRQSKTSNLKLIKPSIDEIFEKVVLQEKQMSFIPLPTVSEDDERRVTQNFVSPKSNQILTDREEKEMNLVLSRLKLRSRTSYEEMGINTLFMVFGFLRWKEVDYGKNFVISPLLLVPVTIDRETIASSYTVRIIDDDIVLNPTLTEKLEEFGLDINPAFDQDSSPDKSTLSNLFLSVKKLVEPIEGWTVIEDVALGIFSFAKLAMYKDLENYVELIYKNSVLRTIAEGKPSDVKDYESDLTEDLDEIVDPVDSYQILDADSSQQEAIIAVKKGQDLVIQGPPGTGKSQTIANIIAECLSQGKRVLFVSEKMAALEVVKRRLDDCGLGDFCLELHSKKTGKRVVLDELDRVLNEANNHAVDTKNLEHELSRLKEIRNRLNNYVKRLHEKRAGLEISAFDLHGKLAVLHDVPQVSFDFRNAQEITREQLDEIIGDLGNLERRAEMYRNYKNDVLDKVKALAPDAFFAMRLRESLERMKEIIAKLRRICEEVSLESRSALNEKFLDVYSKLSKILKIFENDSSKETRVLKLAEDLLSDITVIIEDVPSKRRESFMKLKESIENTLASHKDVSRQFDKVSSLLGINNALKSVKSFEETVSLLSKYRPAILQLNHKELQRKFSGSYNNFFGRLFGGYKKNVRILSSLKYDGVFSSETIVEDMQKAERVLSQCGTITKACDEKELQTVLDSSKGGIESFYECYHNFEKALRNGESDLKELLDYFSDFAVLPYGSSTSQSLSGAGDWIERVISTLKALYIELENLFDMVNTEPFSDGKSLFDFSGFEEFINRLHDSLPRLDDWLSMKKSMIALRSSGLEDFLERAETNEVEPGMLVKVFLKSFYSKLLSAFYNNDEILNSFSASDHNLLVEKFRVLDSKQQLYARKRLASLLAQRVPVANLVNSGSAETSILKREIAKKRRNKSIRRLFSEIPNLLQVLKPCMMMSPLSVSVFIDPEKFKFDVAIFDEASQVFPEDAVGSIMRAKQVVVVGDNRQLPPTSFFKISEPDEAELADEEFDLESLESILDECSTAGLPEKKLLWHYRSRHESLIAFSNYHFYSNRLSTFPGSNFDGLDSGISFEYVSDGVYDRAKSRKNLQEARRVAEMVMNHAERKPGVSLGVVAFSEAQQTAILDRIEELRSQNQSLEGFFKEDRQEPFFVKNLENVQGDERDEMIFSVGYGRDASGKLTMNFGPLNKSGGERRLNVAITRARQRVIVVSSIKGSDIPAEIQTPGVKALREYLNYAERGGSREFLLKEAEYTAGEFESPFEQEVYEELTARGFNVHKQVGCSGYRIDLAIVDKEHPGKYIAGIECDGAMYHSARTARDRDRLRQQVLERLGWKIIRIWSRDWVFDRKSEIERVIAEIEAVSSSSGKVEYPHSQEESAIENRLPSIKREEMTLPEYEKFSMFDLNRLISSQKIVYMHVLMKAIIEKEAPVHLDEVVSRIASFYETNPQRLQMMTWDMYTKSGNISRKSLREYVMTQFPRDSYVLQGDFLIKRNEKILPRKSASKDDIRKPEHIAPVEIQEAIKLCLKNAFTMSKEDLKRDVAGLFGFKRMGAIISNVIGKEIDFLIRNHEIKVQGEKISIGR; via the coding sequence TTGCAGAGTAATGATGCTGTTTCGGTTAAGATCGAGAAGTGGAAGAAGGCATTGCTAGATCTCTCGATGAGAAATATGCTTATCAACTTCAGGCAAAGCAAGACGAGCAATCTGAAGTTGATCAAACCTTCAATCGATGAGATTTTCGAAAAGGTTGTTCTTCAAGAAAAACAGATGAGCTTCATTCCTCTCCCCACGGTAAGCGAAGATGATGAAAGGCGAGTAACTCAAAACTTTGTTTCCCCTAAATCAAACCAGATACTGACCGACCGTGAAGAAAAGGAGATGAATCTTGTTCTGAGCAGACTGAAGCTCAGATCAAGAACGTCTTATGAGGAGATGGGGATAAACACTCTGTTCATGGTTTTCGGATTCCTTAGATGGAAAGAAGTAGATTATGGCAAAAACTTCGTGATCTCCCCTCTGTTGCTTGTTCCAGTTACGATTGACCGCGAAACGATCGCTTCTTCCTATACGGTTAGGATCATCGATGATGATATAGTGCTCAATCCAACGCTTACTGAGAAGCTGGAGGAATTCGGCCTTGATATTAATCCCGCCTTCGATCAGGACTCATCACCCGATAAATCGACTCTCAGTAATTTGTTCCTCAGTGTTAAAAAGCTAGTTGAACCGATCGAGGGCTGGACAGTCATCGAAGACGTTGCTCTGGGGATCTTTTCTTTTGCAAAGCTTGCTATGTACAAGGACCTTGAGAACTATGTGGAACTGATATACAAGAACTCTGTTTTAAGAACCATCGCAGAGGGAAAGCCTTCGGATGTTAAAGATTACGAGTCCGACCTGACTGAAGATCTGGATGAAATAGTTGATCCTGTTGATTCTTATCAGATACTGGATGCCGACTCCAGTCAACAAGAGGCTATCATTGCAGTTAAGAAGGGTCAGGACCTCGTGATACAAGGTCCTCCCGGAACCGGAAAGAGCCAGACGATAGCAAACATCATTGCAGAGTGTCTTAGTCAGGGAAAGAGAGTGTTGTTTGTCAGCGAGAAGATGGCGGCTCTTGAGGTTGTCAAGAGGCGTTTGGATGATTGTGGATTGGGAGATTTCTGTCTGGAGCTTCACAGTAAAAAGACCGGAAAGAGAGTGGTACTGGATGAACTGGATCGAGTACTTAATGAAGCGAACAATCATGCGGTAGATACAAAGAATCTTGAGCATGAGCTATCTAGATTGAAGGAAATAAGAAATAGGCTCAATAACTATGTTAAAAGGCTGCACGAGAAACGGGCCGGTCTTGAGATCTCGGCATTTGATCTTCACGGAAAGCTCGCCGTACTACATGATGTTCCTCAAGTGAGTTTCGATTTTAGAAATGCACAGGAGATAACACGAGAGCAACTAGATGAGATTATCGGCGATCTTGGTAACCTTGAGCGTCGCGCTGAAATGTACAGAAACTACAAAAACGACGTTCTCGACAAAGTCAAAGCACTTGCACCGGATGCCTTTTTCGCTATGCGTCTGCGCGAGTCTCTTGAAAGGATGAAAGAGATAATCGCGAAACTGCGGAGAATTTGCGAAGAAGTGTCCCTGGAATCGAGGTCGGCTTTGAATGAAAAGTTCTTGGATGTATATTCAAAGCTATCGAAGATTCTCAAAATCTTTGAGAATGACAGCTCAAAGGAAACCAGAGTCTTGAAACTTGCGGAGGATCTCCTTTCGGATATTACAGTAATCATCGAAGACGTTCCATCGAAACGCAGAGAGTCATTTATGAAGCTAAAAGAGTCGATTGAAAACACTTTGGCCTCGCATAAGGATGTCAGCCGTCAGTTCGATAAAGTTAGCTCGCTCTTGGGAATAAATAATGCCTTGAAGTCTGTGAAGTCATTCGAGGAGACGGTGTCATTGCTCAGCAAATATCGACCGGCTATTCTTCAGTTGAATCACAAAGAGCTTCAGAGAAAGTTCTCGGGTTCATACAATAACTTCTTCGGTAGGTTGTTTGGGGGTTACAAGAAGAATGTCCGTATTCTTTCCTCGCTTAAATACGACGGAGTTTTCAGTAGCGAGACAATCGTTGAAGATATGCAAAAGGCGGAAAGAGTTCTCTCCCAGTGTGGAACGATTACAAAGGCCTGTGACGAAAAGGAGTTGCAAACTGTTCTCGACAGCTCGAAAGGCGGCATCGAGAGTTTCTACGAGTGCTACCATAATTTCGAAAAGGCTCTTAGGAATGGCGAATCAGATCTTAAGGAACTCCTTGATTATTTTTCAGACTTTGCTGTTCTACCATACGGATCCAGCACCTCGCAATCTCTCTCAGGAGCGGGTGACTGGATAGAGCGTGTAATCTCAACACTGAAAGCACTGTACATAGAGCTGGAGAATCTCTTCGATATGGTAAACACAGAGCCATTCTCAGACGGTAAGTCTCTCTTCGACTTCTCAGGGTTTGAGGAATTCATAAATAGACTCCATGATTCCCTTCCCAGACTAGATGATTGGCTGTCAATGAAAAAGAGCATGATCGCTCTTAGAAGCTCCGGGCTGGAAGACTTTCTTGAAAGAGCAGAGACAAATGAAGTAGAGCCCGGAATGCTCGTAAAGGTCTTCCTCAAGAGCTTTTATAGCAAGCTCTTGTCAGCGTTCTATAACAACGATGAAATACTGAACTCATTCTCCGCAAGCGATCATAATCTTCTTGTTGAAAAGTTCCGGGTTCTCGATTCGAAGCAACAGCTGTACGCCAGAAAGAGACTCGCTTCTTTGCTCGCTCAGAGGGTTCCCGTTGCCAATCTTGTGAACTCTGGAAGTGCCGAGACTTCAATTCTTAAGAGAGAGATCGCAAAAAAGAGACGAAACAAATCGATAAGGAGACTGTTCTCAGAAATACCAAATCTACTTCAAGTTTTGAAACCATGCATGATGATGAGCCCTCTTTCGGTTAGTGTTTTCATCGATCCAGAGAAGTTCAAATTCGACGTTGCCATTTTCGATGAGGCTTCCCAGGTATTTCCTGAAGACGCGGTGGGGTCAATCATGAGAGCTAAACAAGTGGTAGTCGTGGGAGACAACCGACAGCTGCCTCCCACAAGTTTCTTTAAAATCTCTGAACCTGATGAAGCCGAACTGGCAGATGAAGAGTTTGATCTCGAGAGCCTTGAGAGTATTCTAGATGAATGTAGCACGGCGGGACTTCCTGAGAAGAAGCTTCTCTGGCATTATAGGAGCCGCCATGAATCACTGATAGCCTTCTCAAACTATCACTTCTACTCGAATCGACTGAGTACCTTCCCCGGCAGCAATTTCGACGGACTCGATTCTGGAATTTCCTTTGAATACGTTTCAGACGGAGTTTATGATAGGGCCAAGAGCAGAAAGAATCTACAAGAAGCCCGCAGAGTGGCAGAGATGGTTATGAACCATGCGGAAAGAAAGCCGGGTGTATCTCTGGGAGTTGTCGCCTTTAGCGAGGCCCAGCAGACGGCAATACTTGATCGAATTGAAGAACTACGTTCACAGAATCAGTCTCTAGAAGGTTTCTTCAAAGAAGACAGGCAGGAACCGTTCTTCGTGAAGAATCTCGAAAACGTTCAAGGTGATGAAAGAGATGAAATGATCTTCAGCGTTGGATATGGTAGAGATGCTTCGGGAAAGCTGACCATGAACTTTGGCCCCCTAAACAAAAGCGGAGGAGAGAGAAGACTGAATGTTGCTATAACCAGGGCAAGACAAAGGGTGATCGTTGTAAGCTCAATTAAGGGAAGTGACATTCCTGCTGAAATCCAAACTCCAGGAGTCAAAGCGCTAAGAGAGTATTTGAACTACGCTGAGCGGGGAGGAAGCAGGGAATTCCTTCTGAAGGAGGCAGAGTACACGGCTGGTGAGTTCGAGTCGCCATTTGAACAAGAGGTATATGAAGAGCTTACTGCCCGTGGTTTCAATGTACACAAGCAGGTGGGATGCTCCGGTTATAGAATAGATCTCGCCATTGTCGATAAAGAACACCCGGGAAAATACATCGCCGGAATCGAATGCGATGGCGCCATGTACCACTCGGCAAGGACAGCCAGAGACAGAGATAGACTTCGTCAACAAGTACTCGAAAGACTCGGCTGGAAGATTATAAGAATATGGTCAAGGGACTGGGTCTTCGACAGAAAATCGGAAATTGAAAGGGTTATTGCAGAAATAGAAGCCGTGAGCTCTTCTTCTGGGAAGGTTGAATATCCTCACAGTCAGGAAGAGTCAGCGATCGAAAACCGTTTGCCGTCGATAAAAAGAGAAGAGATGACTCTTCCCGAATACGAAAAATTTTCGATGTTCGACTTAAACAGATTGATTTCATCGCAAAAGATTGTCTACATGCATGTCCTTATGAAAGCGATTATTGAAAAAGAAGCTCCCGTTCACCTTGATGAAGTTGTATCGAGGATTGCCTCGTTTTATGAGACGAATCCTCAGCGACTTCAGATGATGACTTGGGATATGTACACCAAGTCTGGAAATATCTCGCGTAAGAGTCTCAGGGAATACGTTATGACACAATTTCCTAGGGATTCGTACGTTCTTCAGGGAGATTTCTTGATCAAGCGCAACGAAAAGATACTTCCAAGGAAATCGGCCAGCAAAGACGATATAAGAAAGCCTGAGCACATCGCTCCGGTCGAGATCCAAGAAGCGATTAAACTTTGTTTGAAGAACGCGTTCACAATGTCTAAAGAGGACTTGAAAAGAGATGTAGCCGGACTGTTCGGTTTCAAAAGAATGGGGGCTATCATATCGAATGTTATAGGCAAAGAAATCGATTTTCTGATTCGCAACCATGAAATCAAAGTTCAAGGAGAGAAGATCAGTATAGGAAGATAA
- a CDS encoding type II toxin-antitoxin system RelE family toxin, with product MSRYYDGKTDKKPYVRSLTGKYYGLLQLRVGDYRIIFKLRGDEFVILIIIIIRLEDIYR from the coding sequence GTGTCCAGATACTACGATGGAAAAACCGACAAGAAACCCTATGTTAGAAGCCTTACCGGCAAATACTATGGACTCCTTCAGCTGAGAGTCGGAGATTACAGAATCATCTTCAAACTCCGGGGAGATGAGTTCGTGATTTTGATTATCATAATAATCAGGCTGGAGGATATTTACAGATAG
- a CDS encoding nucleotidyl transferase AbiEii/AbiGii toxin family protein → MITKNSATGQWLDAVMKSYKKNDPGIVEKSIMALTLLEQLSVEGLDFIFKGGTSLMLLLDNFSRFSLDIDILLRDEREGLEDIFDAICKKGVFKSWFEDERKTPSDVPKAHYGFVRESVLDGRERAVFLDILYQEVGTRSLLKVPVRHRVIETAPPDVLVTAREAS, encoded by the coding sequence ATGATCACAAAGAACTCCGCTACCGGACAATGGCTGGATGCGGTTATGAAATCCTACAAGAAGAACGATCCCGGAATAGTCGAGAAGAGCATAATGGCGCTGACGTTGCTCGAACAGCTTTCCGTTGAAGGCCTCGACTTCATATTCAAAGGCGGGACGTCTCTTATGCTTCTGCTGGATAATTTCAGCAGGTTTTCGCTGGACATAGACATATTGCTCCGCGATGAGCGGGAAGGCCTCGAGGATATATTCGATGCAATCTGCAAGAAGGGCGTATTCAAAAGCTGGTTCGAGGATGAACGCAAGACTCCCTCGGATGTTCCCAAAGCTCACTATGGATTCGTGAGGGAATCGGTGCTGGACGGGAGAGAACGGGCAGTCTTTCTGGACATCCTTTACCAGGAGGTCGGCACGAGGTCGCTGTTGAAAGTCCCTGTGAGGCATAGGGTAATAGAGACAGCACCGCCGGACGTGTTGGTGACCGCTCGTGAAGCAAGCTGA
- a CDS encoding DUF6577 family protein, whose product MSYIDQSDIRNWFENDRFLTTDELVKRLSLRFPDAKAGTLHAKLHRLKREGLVRNVRRGLYAAGSKREFEPAVSKELAGLSKKLRKRFPYLESLCVWDSRWLNEFTVHQALSSIVIIESERDTEKAVFEFVKASCSRVFIDPTPKEIDNYILGCEKCFVVRPLVTEAPITSSGDVSIPKLEKILVDLVCDKDLFVSFQGEELRNIYRRALTDYDVSLSTIRRYASRRGRLEEVNRLIEQEGESI is encoded by the coding sequence ATGAGCTATATTGACCAAAGCGATATAAGAAACTGGTTCGAGAACGATCGGTTTCTGACAACCGATGAACTGGTTAAGAGGCTGAGTCTTCGTTTCCCCGACGCGAAGGCTGGGACTCTTCACGCAAAGCTCCACCGACTGAAGAGAGAGGGGCTCGTGAGAAACGTCAGAAGAGGCCTATACGCTGCCGGAAGCAAGCGGGAGTTCGAGCCTGCCGTATCGAAGGAACTCGCAGGTTTATCCAAGAAGCTCCGGAAGAGGTTCCCGTACCTGGAGAGCCTGTGTGTCTGGGACAGCAGATGGCTGAACGAGTTCACGGTTCACCAGGCTCTCTCTTCGATAGTGATCATAGAGAGTGAGCGAGATACAGAGAAGGCAGTGTTTGAATTCGTCAAAGCTTCCTGCTCCCGGGTTTTCATCGATCCGACTCCGAAAGAGATAGACAACTACATCCTCGGGTGCGAGAAGTGTTTCGTTGTAAGGCCGCTTGTGACCGAAGCCCCTATAACGTCCTCTGGTGACGTCTCCATTCCGAAGCTGGAGAAGATACTTGTCGATCTTGTCTGCGATAAGGATCTCTTCGTATCCTTCCAGGGAGAGGAGCTGCGCAACATATACAGGAGAGCTTTGACCGATTACGATGTGAGCCTGAGCACGATCAGAAGATATGCGAGCCGCCGTGGAAGGCTGGAAGAGGTCAACAGACTTATTGAGCAAGAAGGGGAGAGCATATGA
- a CDS encoding site-specific integrase, translating into MEEVQPIRDTKKIDAMKSIMKGESNYRDLLLFTLGINTGLRISDILALKWSSFINGGSRLLKAGDQLNVMEIKTKKVKTFVINKSVAEALKLYYDSLDSVSPEDPVFLSRKTAKGELKPITRIAAWQMLNRYANMVGLDEGIGTHTLRKTFGYHLYKKGVALEYIQKMLNHSSPAITLRYIGITQEQLNDIYVELNL; encoded by the coding sequence ATGGAGGAAGTCCAGCCGATACGAGACACTAAGAAGATCGACGCGATGAAGTCAATAATGAAGGGTGAATCCAACTACCGGGACCTTCTTCTCTTCACTCTGGGTATTAACACCGGCCTGAGGATCTCTGATATTCTCGCTCTGAAGTGGAGCAGCTTCATAAACGGTGGAAGTAGACTTCTGAAGGCAGGGGATCAGCTGAATGTAATGGAGATCAAGACGAAGAAGGTGAAGACGTTTGTTATAAACAAGTCGGTCGCGGAAGCGTTGAAGCTGTATTACGATTCTCTCGATAGTGTATCTCCCGAGGATCCTGTATTTCTGTCACGAAAAACCGCTAAAGGCGAACTGAAACCCATAACACGCATCGCCGCCTGGCAGATGCTGAATAGATATGCGAATATGGTCGGACTGGATGAGGGGATCGGCACGCACACGCTCCGCAAGACCTTCGGCTATCACCTGTACAAAAAAGGCGTGGCTCTGGAGTACATTCAAAAGATGCTTAACCATTCCTCGCCGGCGATAACCCTGCGGTATATTGGTATCACCCAGGAGCAGCTTAACGATATCTATGTGGAGCTGAACTTATAA
- a CDS encoding 5-methylcytosine restriction system specificity protein McrC, with protein MTYSLFDTPRRAFALRPYIVLEFGKHKVVMDTKWKLLSDTERNSGISQLDMYQMYAYGKKYGADRIVLLYPYSDRISRTDIRYASNDNVKVDVRFVDLRNPDSSISDILSEVTDAVASSAGQGVARKREKTQILEALWP; from the coding sequence ATGACTTATAGCCTCTTTGATACACCCAGGCGCGCCTTTGCTCTTCGCCCGTATATTGTGCTGGAATTCGGTAAGCATAAAGTCGTTATGGATACAAAATGGAAACTCCTCTCAGATACCGAGCGAAACAGTGGTATTTCGCAATTAGATATGTACCAGATGTACGCATATGGCAAGAAGTACGGGGCCGACAGGATTGTCTTGCTTTATCCCTATTCCGACAGGATCAGCAGGACCGATATCAGATACGCCTCCAATGACAACGTTAAGGTTGACGTGCGTTTCGTTGACCTCAGAAATCCCGATAGCAGCATTTCCGACATTCTGTCTGAGGTTACAGATGCTGTGGCTTCGAGCGCCGGGCAAGGAGTAGCCCGCAAGCGCGAGAAGACGCAGATATTGGAGGCTCTATGGCCTTAA